From one Eucalyptus grandis isolate ANBG69807.140 chromosome 9, ASM1654582v1, whole genome shotgun sequence genomic stretch:
- the LOC104420743 gene encoding vacuolar iron transporter homolog 5 yields the protein MLICKISEKGSPATGVDPQSITLFSPRSPALKVYAENTAKAKRETICKEEALPSPYKAAAASALAFLCGSLFPLLPAIFIAQNTLKVAIVVVVASIALALFGGIGAHLDGSSVKVPATRFLVGGRIAIGITYGLLKPFDKDDDK from the coding sequence ATGTTGATCTGCAAAATCTCGGAAAAGGGGTCGCCGGCGACAGGGGTGGATCCTCAGTCGATCACGCTATTCTCGCCGAGATCGCCTGCGCTGAAGGTGTATGCGGAAAACACTGCGAAAGCAAAGCGGGAAACAATCTGCAAAGAAGAAGCTTTACCCAGCCCTTACAAAGCCGCCGCCGCGTCTGCCTTGGCTTTCCTCTGCGGGTCATTGTTTCCTCTGTTGCCGGCCATCTTCATCGCTCAAAACACGCTCAAAGTCGCGATTGTCGTGGTGGTTGCCTCCATAGCTCTTGCTCTGTTCGGAGGCATCGGAGCTCATCTCGACGGTTCGTCGGTGAAGGTCCCGGCCACGAGGTTTCTAGTTGGTGGGAGGATTGCCATAGGAATCACCTACGGGTTGCTCAAGCCTTTCGACAAAGACGATGACAAGTAG